One window from the genome of [Clostridium] celerecrescens 18A encodes:
- a CDS encoding DUF4349 domain-containing protein, with protein MRIRKWGFIPSLLFVLCLSACSSKSAATAQNAASDYGVAMPAEINDSVSADSRYENETGEKPETSLASETGGSQMLPAGRKLIRNISMNVETNEFETLLSNLQTKITQLGGYVEQSDMSGSSQDRMGNPDPRFANMTVRVPVNQIDSFIESVETNGNVTNKSESTQDVTLQYSDLESRKKSLEIEQEKLWEFLEKAESIDTVITLQQRLSEIRYQLESMESQLRLYDNQVDYSTVSLSIREVTTFTPIAPESAGTRISNGFTSNLKLFKNVVLNLTIGIITTIPFWFPIAAVASAIIFFRRRKKKKLPAIALTKEEKEPSGTPKV; from the coding sequence ATGAGAATAAGAAAATGGGGATTTATTCCGTCTCTTCTGTTCGTTCTCTGCTTAAGTGCATGCTCAAGCAAGTCCGCAGCAACGGCCCAGAACGCCGCATCAGATTATGGAGTTGCTATGCCTGCAGAGATAAATGACTCGGTTAGCGCAGACAGCCGGTATGAAAATGAGACGGGGGAAAAGCCAGAGACATCACTGGCAAGCGAAACCGGAGGCAGCCAGATGCTTCCGGCCGGAAGAAAGCTTATACGGAACATATCCATGAACGTGGAAACAAATGAGTTTGAAACACTTCTTTCAAACCTTCAGACCAAAATCACACAGCTTGGCGGGTATGTGGAACAGTCCGACATGTCAGGCAGCAGCCAGGATCGCATGGGAAATCCGGATCCAAGATTTGCCAATATGACCGTCCGGGTTCCTGTAAACCAAATCGACAGCTTTATTGAATCAGTAGAAACAAACGGAAATGTCACGAATAAATCTGAATCAACCCAGGATGTCACGCTACAGTACAGCGATCTGGAAAGCAGAAAGAAATCTCTGGAAATAGAGCAGGAAAAGCTATGGGAATTCCTTGAAAAAGCAGAATCAATTGATACTGTCATCACCCTTCAGCAGAGGCTTTCCGAGATACGCTATCAGCTGGAATCCATGGAATCCCAGCTCAGACTTTATGACAATCAGGTGGATTACAGTACGGTTTCCTTAAGTATCAGGGAGGTCACCACATTTACTCCCATTGCCCCGGAATCAGCCGGAACCCGCATAAGCAATGGATTTACAAGCAATCTTAAGCTTTTTAAGAACGTCGTGTTAAACCTTACGATCGGTATCATTACTACTATCCCATTCTGGTTCCCCATTGCAGCCGTTGCCTCTGCCATTATCTTCTTCCGCCGGCGCAAAAAGAAAAAACTCCCTGCCATCGCTCTTACCAAGGAGGAAAAAGAACCTTCCGGCACACCAAAAGTTTGA
- a CDS encoding EAL domain-containing protein → MNLMSAENEEAGIYIVNQDYRIIYLNDAAKSYYPDFREGMYCYQGVGKGLEPCKDCPGTGGKSGHAILYNSASELWMDVSSGTIDWPGHDGCKLIMFRPVAEKNKNLFYHLTDNTVYDELFELNLAANSYRILFHQKDKFRIPKLEGQLDAMCMEVADFMIHPEDRERFLEFWDGHTLLDRLHANGKIIKGEFRRLLVGGNYCWTSVIAVLFRCGECADPIIMSYAQDVDIRKKQEEEEKKKLKEKREETDSMTGLFRYGPFFEKADQLLKAQSGTRYFMVAIDIEHFKLFNEWYGEEEGDRFLIKIGKYLKSLELLYGSIAGYMGGDDFVVILPEDISILKNLEGEINYYARQYGGNAGFLPAFGVYRIEDRSLSVSMMYDRAAIALNSVKGNYAKRIGWYDPGMKQKMENDQILLSEIQSALEKKEFIFYVQPQCNMLTGKIIGLESLVRWKHPLRGLISPGKFIPLLEQNGFITYLDIYIWEMVCRQLNSWGKAGKKLIPISVNMSRMDIYAIDVVEKFKELVDRYDIDPRYLEIEITESAYAEDDDKMQRVLEDLRRAGFPVFMDDFGSGYSSLNMLKDVNVDVIKIDTKFLDMNENSQSRGMGILETIVRMARVMQMKIIAEGVETKDQVDFLRNIGCIYGQGYYYYKPLPVEEAEQLLMQEDHVDYGGIQARQLGQLKLEDLFNENITSEAMLNNMLGAIALYEVYEDRCEVLRVNQEYYRITGDNPGDMEDRRWFLLNRTYKDDRDWVLNIFENAYSNPIRGGEGIFRQYRLSGELMWVHLRVFFLREQDEHRLYYGAVRDATEQMEQRQMLEDSQKILGDVLRLSGRDLSFERLPDRHAAVSMMETYVMRRRFQPSALVLFEILGPEDISRKGCKAEKPIFAPYVDILKRFFREDDIICLNGVYEAMVLCKNIRSSDMEHKLKRVANALTRELKGNEKDPLFWINTAFAVIEAQEKNFENCCDKARLALVQSSKLSDRESVKLE, encoded by the coding sequence ATGAATCTTATGTCGGCTGAAAATGAAGAAGCCGGTATTTACATAGTTAACCAGGATTACAGAATCATTTATCTCAATGATGCGGCTAAATCATATTATCCGGATTTTAGAGAAGGTATGTACTGTTATCAAGGGGTTGGGAAAGGACTGGAACCCTGTAAGGACTGTCCTGGCACAGGGGGAAAATCCGGGCATGCGATATTATATAATTCCGCCTCAGAGCTTTGGATGGATGTATCCTCTGGCACAATTGACTGGCCGGGACACGACGGATGCAAGCTCATCATGTTCCGGCCGGTGGCTGAAAAGAATAAGAATCTTTTTTATCATCTGACGGACAACACTGTTTATGATGAGCTTTTTGAATTGAATCTGGCGGCAAATTCCTATAGGATCCTGTTTCACCAGAAAGATAAGTTCAGGATTCCAAAACTGGAAGGACAGTTAGATGCCATGTGTATGGAGGTGGCGGATTTTATGATTCATCCGGAAGACAGGGAGAGGTTCCTGGAATTCTGGGATGGGCATACTCTGCTGGACCGCCTGCATGCCAATGGTAAGATCATTAAGGGTGAATTCCGCAGGCTGCTGGTGGGCGGAAATTATTGCTGGACCAGTGTCATCGCTGTTTTGTTCCGGTGCGGGGAATGTGCGGATCCTATTATCATGAGTTATGCCCAGGATGTTGATATAAGAAAGAAACAAGAAGAGGAAGAAAAGAAAAAGCTTAAGGAAAAGCGGGAAGAAACGGATTCCATGACAGGGCTTTTCCGATATGGTCCTTTTTTTGAGAAAGCGGATCAGCTTTTAAAAGCTCAATCCGGAACAAGATATTTTATGGTGGCCATTGACATTGAGCATTTTAAGCTTTTTAACGAATGGTATGGGGAAGAGGAAGGGGACCGCTTCCTGATAAAGATCGGAAAATATTTGAAGTCCCTGGAACTGCTGTATGGCTCCATTGCAGGGTATATGGGAGGCGACGACTTTGTCGTCATCCTTCCGGAAGATATCTCCATTTTAAAAAACCTGGAAGGTGAGATCAATTACTATGCCAGACAATATGGAGGAAATGCAGGGTTTCTTCCGGCATTTGGTGTCTACCGGATCGAGGACCGCAGCCTTTCAGTCAGTATGATGTACGACAGGGCAGCGATCGCACTGAACTCCGTAAAGGGCAATTATGCCAAGAGAATCGGCTGGTATGACCCTGGCATGAAACAGAAGATGGAAAATGATCAGATCCTTCTCTCGGAAATTCAGAGCGCCCTGGAAAAGAAGGAGTTTATATTTTACGTTCAGCCTCAGTGCAATATGCTTACAGGTAAGATCATCGGTCTGGAATCTCTGGTAAGGTGGAAGCATCCTTTACGTGGGCTGATCTCTCCCGGAAAGTTTATACCGCTTTTGGAGCAGAATGGATTTATCACTTATCTGGATATTTATATCTGGGAGATGGTATGCAGACAGTTAAACAGCTGGGGGAAGGCCGGGAAAAAGCTGATACCCATTTCCGTCAATATGTCCCGCATGGATATTTATGCCATAGATGTTGTGGAGAAATTCAAGGAATTGGTGGACAGATACGACATCGATCCAAGATACTTGGAAATCGAGATTACGGAAAGTGCCTATGCAGAGGATGATGATAAGATGCAAAGGGTACTGGAGGACCTGCGCAGGGCAGGCTTTCCGGTGTTTATGGATGATTTTGGAAGCGGTTACTCCTCACTTAACATGCTAAAGGATGTCAATGTTGATGTCATTAAGATCGACACCAAATTCCTGGATATGAATGAGAACAGCCAGAGCCGAGGAATGGGAATTTTAGAGACCATTGTGAGAATGGCAAGGGTCATGCAGATGAAGATCATTGCGGAAGGGGTCGAAACAAAGGATCAGGTAGACTTTTTAAGAAATATCGGCTGTATTTACGGGCAGGGATATTATTATTATAAGCCGCTTCCCGTGGAAGAAGCGGAGCAGCTCCTGATGCAGGAGGATCACGTGGATTACGGGGGGATCCAGGCCCGCCAGTTGGGGCAGCTGAAACTGGAGGACTTATTTAATGAGAACATTACCAGTGAGGCGATGTTAAATAACATGCTTGGAGCAATCGCCCTGTATGAAGTGTATGAGGACCGGTGCGAGGTGCTCCGGGTAAATCAGGAATATTACCGCATCACAGGCGATAATCCGGGGGATATGGAAGACCGCAGGTGGTTTCTCTTAAACCGGACTTATAAAGATGACAGAGACTGGGTTTTGAATATATTTGAGAACGCATACAGCAACCCGATCCGGGGAGGGGAAGGTATTTTCCGGCAGTACCGCCTAAGCGGGGAACTGATGTGGGTGCACCTTCGGGTATTCTTTTTAAGGGAACAGGATGAACACCGTCTATACTATGGGGCGGTAAGGGATGCGACTGAGCAGATGGAGCAGCGCCAGATGCTTGAGGATTCCCAGAAAATATTGGGAGATGTGCTGAGGCTTTCCGGGAGAGACCTTTCTTTTGAGAGGCTGCCTGACCGTCATGCCGCCGTTTCCATGATGGAGACTTATGTGATGCGCCGCCGCTTCCAGCCCTCTGCTCTGGTTTTGTTTGAGATCCTGGGACCGGAAGATATAAGCAGAAAAGGCTGTAAGGCAGAAAAACCGATTTTTGCACCTTACGTGGACATCTTAAAGCGCTTTTTCAGAGAAGATGATATCATCTGCCTGAATGGTGTATATGAAGCAATGGTACTATGCAAAAATATCCGGAGCAGTGATATGGAACATAAGCTTAAGCGGGTAGCGAATGCTTTAACCCGGGAACTTAAGGGAAATGAGAAAGATCCTCTGTTTTGGATCAATACCGCCTTCGCCGTGATCGAGGCGCAGGAGAAGAATTTTGAAAATTGCTGTGATAAGGCAAGATTGGCTCTGGTACAGTCCAGTAAGCTTTCAGATAGAGAAAGTGTGAAATTGGAATAG
- the ytvI gene encoding sporulation integral membrane protein YtvI — translation MEKVSKYCRLILNIVIPILFVYLICVWGPRILNFFLPFVIGWIIAVIANPLVRFLEKHLKIVRKHSSVLIVVAVLALIITVLYFLISKLVYEASGFARDIPKYYESAWIETQKLLLQADRLLQFLPQNIQDSVNQFFTHMGEYLNVMVQKIASPTVTVAGNVVKSIPAALVYTIVTIFSSYLFIVDRDRIMEVLRRYMPEGGTKYYQYLKKDAKRLVSGYFLAQFKIMFIIAAVLAAGFLVLGVKYALLLAVIIALLDFLPILGTGTILIPWALVRLVAGEYPFGVGLVVIYVLTLVLRQVIQPKIVGDTMGLDPLMTLLFLYLGFKISGIAGMILAVPIGMLFLNLYEFGAFDSIINSVKTLIHDMNAFRRGPD, via the coding sequence ATGGAAAAAGTTAGTAAGTATTGCAGACTGATTCTCAATATTGTTATACCGATTTTATTTGTATACTTGATTTGCGTATGGGGACCGAGGATTTTAAATTTCTTCCTTCCCTTTGTCATTGGCTGGATCATTGCGGTCATTGCAAATCCTCTGGTTCGCTTCCTGGAGAAACATTTGAAGATTGTCAGGAAACACAGTTCTGTACTCATCGTAGTTGCAGTGCTGGCCCTTATTATCACGGTGCTTTATTTCCTGATCTCTAAGCTGGTATATGAAGCGTCCGGATTTGCAAGAGATATTCCCAAATATTATGAATCAGCCTGGATCGAGACCCAGAAGCTGCTTTTACAGGCTGATAGGCTTTTGCAGTTTTTGCCTCAGAACATTCAAGATTCTGTGAACCAGTTTTTTACCCATATGGGCGAATATTTAAATGTGATGGTTCAGAAGATCGCTTCTCCTACGGTGACGGTGGCGGGAAATGTGGTAAAGAGCATCCCGGCAGCCTTAGTTTATACCATAGTAACGATTTTTTCATCCTATCTGTTTATTGTGGACCGGGATAGGATTATGGAAGTGCTTCGCCGGTATATGCCGGAGGGAGGGACGAAATATTACCAGTATCTTAAAAAAGATGCAAAGCGTTTGGTTAGCGGTTATTTTCTAGCTCAGTTTAAAATCATGTTTATCATTGCTGCAGTTTTGGCGGCGGGATTTCTGGTATTGGGAGTAAAATATGCGCTGCTTCTTGCAGTTATTATAGCGCTCCTTGACTTTCTTCCGATATTAGGAACCGGTACCATCCTGATTCCATGGGCATTGGTCCGTCTTGTTGCAGGTGAGTATCCCTTTGGTGTTGGCCTGGTGGTCATCTATGTTCTGACCCTGGTATTAAGACAGGTCATACAGCCAAAAATCGTAGGGGACACCATGGGACTTGACCCCCTCATGACGCTGCTGTTTTTATATTTGGGATTTAAGATCAGTGGGATTGCCGGTATGATTTTAGCGGTGCCCATTGGTATGCTGTTTTTAAATCTATATGAATTCGGAGCCTTTGATTCTATTATTAACAGCGTGAAAACATTGATCCATGATATGAATGCGTTTCGCAGGGGACCGGATTAA
- a CDS encoding D-alanine--D-alanine ligase family protein: MKIVVLAGGYSPEREVSLSSGAMITNALIKSGHEVYLLDSYLGVADGEAVCFKSLKDGTDLSWEIGRKVPELDRLRKERKGEGYIGNRVIDICRLADVVFLALHGGAGENGQIQAVFDAYGISYTGTGYEGCLKAMDKPMAKLLMKASGISTPDWRLYTRGETLEPFSFPCVVKPCGCGSSVGITMVDKEEQWEQALDSAFAYEDRILAEVKITGREFSVGILGERALPSIEIIPKSGFYDYENKYQAGKTEEICPARLAEKEEEALGFMALKVHRALGLGYYSRVDFIMEEDGSLYCLEANTLPGMTPFSLLPQEAEAAGISYYELCEDIARHGKGVLS; encoded by the coding sequence ATGAAAATAGTCGTGTTGGCGGGCGGTTACAGCCCGGAAAGAGAAGTCTCATTATCTTCAGGTGCGATGATCACAAACGCTCTGATAAAAAGCGGACATGAGGTTTACCTGCTGGATTCTTATCTGGGAGTTGCTGACGGAGAAGCTGTCTGCTTTAAAAGCCTGAAAGATGGTACAGACCTTTCCTGGGAAATTGGAAGAAAGGTTCCGGAGCTTGACCGTTTGAGGAAAGAGCGAAAGGGAGAAGGATATATAGGAAACCGGGTCATTGATATCTGCAGGCTGGCAGATGTAGTATTTCTGGCCCTGCATGGAGGTGCGGGAGAAAACGGACAGATACAAGCCGTTTTTGATGCCTATGGTATTTCCTATACCGGGACTGGTTATGAAGGGTGTTTAAAAGCCATGGATAAGCCTATGGCAAAACTCCTGATGAAAGCTTCAGGCATATCAACCCCGGATTGGCGCCTTTATACGAGAGGAGAGACTTTAGAACCGTTTTCATTTCCATGTGTGGTAAAGCCATGCGGCTGCGGGTCCAGCGTAGGTATTACCATGGTGGATAAAGAGGAACAATGGGAACAGGCCCTTGATTCTGCTTTTGCCTATGAAGACCGGATACTGGCGGAAGTAAAAATTACCGGCAGGGAATTTTCTGTAGGAATCCTGGGAGAAAGGGCCCTTCCCTCAATCGAGATCATACCAAAGTCAGGGTTTTATGATTATGAAAATAAGTATCAGGCAGGCAAGACAGAAGAGATCTGCCCGGCAAGGCTGGCAGAGAAAGAGGAGGAGGCCTTAGGCTTTATGGCATTAAAGGTCCACCGCGCTCTGGGGCTTGGCTATTATTCCAGGGTGGATTTTATCATGGAGGAAGATGGCAGTCTATACTGTCTGGAGGCCAATACGCTGCCGGGAATGACGCCTTTCAGTCTTCTTCCGCAGGAGGCTGAGGCTGCCGGAATTTCGTATTATGAATTGTGTGAGGATATTGCAAGACACGGGAAAGGAGTTTTATCATGA
- a CDS encoding pyridoxal phosphate-dependent aminotransferase: protein MIADKMRPLVENNSAIRAMFEEGKKMAAVYGRENVYDFSLGNPNVPAPPAVNQAILDIIREEETTFIHGYMSNAGFEDARDAVAQSLNRRFGTRFRLENILMTVGAASGMNVILKTILDPGDEVVVFAPYFMEYGSYVRNYDGVLVTIPPDKSSFQPDLKEFERRITSKTKAVIINTPNNPTGVVYSAVTLREIAGILKKKETELGTQIVLISDEPYRELAYDCVEVPYVTPFYHNTIVCYSYSKSLSLPGERIGYLVIPDEVEDSPKVIAAAAVANRVLGCVNAPSLMQRVIVRCVDSQVNLEAYNRNRELLYHRLKEYGFDCIKPEGAFYLFVKSPVDDKEFCQSCKEHRVLLVPGSSFACPGYVRIAYCVSYEQIERSLPAFKKIAEEYGLTGKREEA from the coding sequence ATGATAGCAGACAAGATGAGACCCCTTGTAGAAAACAATTCCGCCATCCGTGCCATGTTTGAAGAAGGAAAGAAGATGGCTGCCGTATACGGCAGGGAGAATGTCTATGATTTCAGCCTGGGTAATCCCAATGTGCCGGCTCCTCCGGCGGTAAACCAGGCCATTCTTGATATTATCAGGGAAGAGGAAACCACTTTCATCCATGGATACATGAGCAATGCAGGATTTGAGGATGCGAGAGATGCAGTTGCTCAGTCCTTAAACAGGCGGTTTGGGACTCGTTTTCGTCTGGAGAATATCCTTATGACCGTTGGAGCGGCCAGCGGCATGAACGTCATATTAAAAACCATATTGGATCCCGGCGATGAAGTGGTGGTGTTTGCACCGTATTTTATGGAATACGGTTCTTATGTCCGGAATTATGACGGCGTGCTTGTGACGATACCACCGGATAAGTCCAGCTTTCAACCTGATTTAAAGGAGTTTGAACGTCGGATCACTTCTAAGACAAAGGCAGTGATCATCAATACTCCCAATAATCCTACGGGTGTGGTTTATTCTGCGGTAACTCTCCGGGAGATCGCAGGCATCCTTAAGAAAAAGGAGACAGAGCTTGGTACCCAGATTGTGCTGATCTCTGATGAACCTTACCGGGAACTGGCTTATGACTGTGTGGAGGTTCCTTATGTCACACCGTTTTATCATAATACCATTGTCTGCTATTCCTATAGTAAATCATTATCCCTGCCTGGGGAACGGATCGGATATCTGGTAATTCCTGATGAAGTGGAGGATTCCCCTAAGGTCATAGCTGCTGCTGCAGTTGCCAACCGTGTGCTGGGCTGTGTCAATGCACCTTCCCTTATGCAGCGGGTGATCGTCCGCTGTGTGGATAGCCAGGTAAATCTGGAAGCCTATAACAGGAACAGGGAGCTTCTCTATCACCGTTTAAAGGAATATGGGTTTGACTGCATCAAACCGGAAGGAGCTTTTTACCTATTTGTAAAATCTCCTGTTGATGATAAGGAATTCTGCCAGTCCTGCAAAGAGCACCGGGTACTTCTGGTGCCTGGATCTTCCTTTGCATGTCCGGGCTATGTAAGGATCGCTTATTGCGTATCCTATGAGCAGATTGAACGCTCTCTGCCTGCATTTAAGAAGATAGCAGAGGAGTATGGTCTTACAGGAAAAAGGGAGGAAGCATAA
- the hisC gene encoding histidinol-phosphate transaminase — protein MKPWEANIRRIAPYVPGEQPKGEKLIKLNTNENPYPPSPGVKQALAQMDCDLLRKYPDPAATVLIKALSNAYEIEEDRIFVGVGSDDVIAVAFMTFFNSGKPLLFPDVSYSFYKVWADLFRIPYETPALDEEFCIQKEDYYRENGGIIFPNPNAPTGLLMPLSEVEDIIAHNQESVVIVDEAYIDFGGESAIKLIEKYENLLVVQTFSKSHSMAGMRIGCAYGHPDLIRALNDVKYSFNSYTMNIPSLVLGAKALEDDKYFKETLDKIIYTREQAKKRLGELGFTFPDSMANFIFASHKERRAEEIYKALRENDIYVRYFNQPRLDNHLRISIGTEEEMEALYAFLKEFL, from the coding sequence ATGAAGCCATGGGAAGCCAACATCCGAAGAATTGCCCCTTATGTACCTGGGGAGCAGCCAAAAGGAGAGAAGTTAATTAAGTTAAATACCAATGAAAATCCCTATCCGCCGTCTCCCGGTGTTAAGCAGGCTTTGGCCCAGATGGATTGTGACCTGCTCCGCAAATATCCGGATCCGGCTGCCACAGTTCTTATTAAAGCCCTTTCAAATGCATATGAGATAGAAGAGGACCGGATTTTCGTAGGTGTAGGTTCTGATGATGTGATCGCTGTAGCTTTCATGACCTTTTTCAATTCCGGGAAACCTCTCCTGTTTCCTGATGTGAGCTATTCCTTTTATAAGGTTTGGGCGGATTTATTCCGGATTCCGTATGAAACACCTGCTCTTGATGAGGAATTTTGTATCCAGAAGGAAGATTATTACAGGGAAAATGGGGGAATCATATTCCCGAATCCCAACGCGCCCACTGGTCTTCTTATGCCCCTTTCCGAAGTAGAGGATATCATAGCCCATAACCAGGAGTCAGTGGTGATTGTGGACGAAGCCTACATTGATTTCGGCGGAGAAAGCGCCATAAAGCTGATTGAAAAATATGAAAACCTCCTGGTGGTGCAGACCTTCAGCAAATCCCATTCCATGGCTGGAATGAGAATCGGTTGTGCTTACGGACATCCGGATCTGATCCGTGCGTTAAATGATGTGAAGTATTCCTTCAATTCCTATACCATGAATATTCCTTCCCTGGTTTTGGGAGCAAAAGCCCTTGAAGATGATAAATATTTTAAGGAAACCCTGGATAAGATCATATACACAAGGGAACAGGCCAAGAAAAGGCTTGGGGAACTTGGATTTACTTTCCCGGATTCCATGGCTAACTTCATCTTTGCCTCTCATAAAGAACGCAGGGCAGAGGAGATCTACAAGGCTCTCCGGGAAAACGATATTTATGTCAGGTATTTTAATCAGCCAAGGCTTGACAATCACTTGCGTATTTCCATAGGAACAGAGGAAGAGATGGAGGCACTGTACGCTTTTTTAAAAGAATTTCTTTAG
- the dapF gene encoding diaminopimelate epimerase: MNITLEKYHGLGNDYLIFDPNKNELELTEESVRLICNRNFGVGSDGLLVGPILGQDKLELKILNPDGSEAELSGNGVRIFGKYLKDAGYVQKNRFIVNTLSGQQTIQYLNETGTKIKVSMGKLSFYSDEIPVTGPRREVLNETMMFGSIPYRVTCVTIGNPHCVIWLNDISKELACRIGKHSETADYFPEKINTELLKVVDRTNIEIEIYERGAGYTLASGTSGCAAAGAAYRMGLTDPKMYVHMPGGVLEVEIETDGSVLMTGEVGYVGRFTLSHEMTEELRALR; this comes from the coding sequence ATGAATATCACATTGGAAAAATACCATGGACTGGGCAATGATTATCTGATCTTTGATCCCAATAAAAATGAATTGGAGCTGACAGAGGAAAGTGTCCGGCTGATCTGCAACAGGAATTTTGGTGTAGGATCTGACGGGCTTTTGGTAGGTCCAATTCTGGGTCAGGATAAGCTGGAGCTTAAGATTTTAAACCCTGATGGAAGCGAAGCAGAGTTAAGCGGCAACGGAGTCCGGATCTTTGGAAAATACTTAAAGGATGCCGGATACGTGCAGAAAAACCGCTTTATTGTCAATACATTAAGCGGGCAGCAGACAATCCAGTACTTAAATGAGACCGGGACCAAAATAAAGGTATCCATGGGAAAACTAAGCTTTTACAGCGATGAAATTCCTGTGACAGGGCCGAGGCGGGAGGTACTGAATGAAACCATGATGTTTGGTAGCATCCCTTACCGGGTTACCTGTGTGACCATAGGCAATCCTCACTGCGTCATCTGGCTGAATGACATATCAAAGGAACTGGCCTGCAGGATCGGAAAGCATTCAGAAACAGCCGATTATTTCCCGGAAAAGATTAATACGGAGCTTTTGAAGGTTGTGGACAGGACTAATATTGAAATTGAGATTTACGAACGGGGAGCAGGATATACCCTTGCATCGGGAACCAGCGGCTGCGCGGCGGCTGGAGCGGCGTACCGCATGGGGCTTACAGATCCCAAGATGTACGTGCACATGCCGGGAGGCGTGCTTGAGGTGGAGATTGAAACGGATGGCAGCGTGTTGATGACAGGGGAAGTCGGTTACGTAGGAAGATTCACCCTTTCTCATGAAATGACGGAGGAGCTTCGGGCACTCCGGTAA
- a CDS encoding helix-turn-helix domain-containing protein has protein sequence MDNYEKRGYLNSDFRLFHLTDTKKQDFEYHYHDFDKIIIFIRGSVTYRIEGCAYKLKPYDIILVRHNDIHKPDIDPSVPYERIIVYLSPGFLLAYRSDSYDLSTCFQKSKELRSHVLRIHSMEKSDLYRILANLEYACTHDGYARDLYCQVVFLEFMIQLNRASLANRVQYLPPSTGDRRILSIMDYINNHLTEEITVDTIAEACYISRYHLMHVFKGETGYTLFDYITEKRLTLARDLLRAGMPVTEACFASGFKNYSTFFRAYKKHYHVSPSEAVKERVNI, from the coding sequence ATGGACAACTACGAAAAGCGGGGATATTTAAACAGTGATTTCCGGCTGTTTCATCTGACTGATACAAAAAAGCAGGATTTTGAATACCATTATCATGATTTTGATAAAATCATCATATTCATCCGGGGATCCGTGACTTACCGGATAGAAGGATGTGCCTATAAGCTGAAGCCTTATGACATCATATTGGTCCGCCATAATGATATTCATAAGCCTGACATCGACCCCTCGGTGCCTTATGAAAGGATCATCGTCTATCTTTCCCCCGGCTTCTTACTTGCTTACCGGTCAGACAGCTATGATTTGAGTACCTGCTTCCAGAAATCGAAAGAGCTTCGTTCCCACGTCCTGCGGATTCATTCCATGGAAAAGAGCGACTTATACCGCATATTGGCGAATCTGGAGTATGCCTGTACCCATGACGGATATGCAAGGGATTTGTACTGTCAGGTGGTTTTTCTGGAATTCATGATCCAGTTAAACAGGGCATCTCTGGCCAACCGGGTACAATACCTGCCCCCTTCCACCGGTGACCGGCGGATTTTAAGCATTATGGACTACATCAACAATCACTTAACGGAGGAGATAACCGTAGATACAATTGCAGAGGCCTGTTATATCAGCCGCTATCACCTGATGCATGTATTTAAAGGAGAAACCGGCTACACTCTGTTTGATTATATCACGGAAAAACGTCTGACTTTGGCAAGGGACCTTTTAAGAGCAGGAATGCCGGTTACCGAAGCATGTTTTGCCAGCGGTTTTAAAAACTACTCAACGTTTTTCAGAGCCTATAAAAAACACTATCACGTTTCTCCATCAGAAGCTGTAAAAGAACGTGTAAATATATAA